One Prunus dulcis chromosome 7, ALMONDv2, whole genome shotgun sequence DNA segment encodes these proteins:
- the LOC117635642 gene encoding FAD synthase: protein MEIDKAITECDDRRLKTKYSNAIYVIQRTLALYSIEEVAFSFNGGKDSTVLLHLLRAGYFLHKGEKSCSNGDVKDFPIRTIYFESPSAFPEINSFTYDTATTYGLQLDIIRSDFKSGLEALLNAKPIKAIFLGVRMGDPTAVGQEQFSPSSLGWPPFMRVNPILDWSYRDVWAFLLTCKVPYCSLYDQGYTSIGSIYDTVPNALLCINNSSGSKEVFRPAYLLSDGRLERAGRVKKLPSSVSGHNPAVINGLDNMDLHNSSLLTASAIAVGDEILFGTVEDQIGPSLCRKLHSFGWLVSQTAVVRNDIDSVAEEVERRQSTDDMVFIYGGVGPLHSDVTTAGVAKAFGVRLAPDEEFEEYLRHLIGDQCTGDRNEMALLPEGITELLHHEKLIVPLIKCKNVIILTATNALELDEEWNCLIELMRSDDVLLMMQSFVSKHLTTNLTDVEIARPLSKLCLEFPDLYIGCHRKSRKEPLILYFKGKDQDRIESAVEALNKKFCPGAFVEINSS from the exons ATGGAGATTGACAAGGCAATCACAGAGTGTGATGATCGAAGGCTCAAGACGAAGTACAGCAACGCTATCTATGTTATTCAGAGAACTCTTGCGCTGTACTC AATTGAGGAGGTCGCCTTCAGCTTTAATGGGGGAAAGGATTCAACT GTTTTGCTGCACCTACTTAGGGCTGGCTACTTTTTGCATAAGGGGGAGAAAAGCTGTTCTAATGGTGATGTAAAAGACTTTCCAATCCGAACAATATATTTTGAGTCCCCATCTGCTTTCCCCGAGATCAACTCTTTTACTTATGATACGGCCACTAC CTATGGTTTGCAACTGGATATCATTCGCTCAGATTTCAAGTCTGGCTTGGAGGCTTTACTTAATGCGAAACCAATCAAAGCTATTTTCCTTGGCGTCCGAATGGGTGATCCTACTGCG GTTGGTCAAGAACAGTTCTCTCCTAGTTCACTTGGATGGCCACCTTTCATGAGGGTGAATCCTATATTGGATTGGTCATACAG AGATGTGTGGGCTTTTCTCTTAACTTGCAAAGTTCCCTACTGCAGTCTATATGATCAAGG TTACACTTCAATTGGAAGCATCTATGACACAGTTCCAAATGCATTATTGTGCATTAACAATTCCTCCGGCAGCAAAGAAGTATTTAGACCTGCATATTTGCTTTCTGATGGAAGATTAGAGAGAGCTGGGAGAGTTAAAAAACTTCCTTCGTCAGTTAGTGGGCATAACCCTGCTGTTATCAATGGCCTTGACAATATGGACTTGCATAATAGTAGCCTACTCACGGCCTCAGCCATTGCTGTGGGAGATGAGATTTT GTTTGGCACTGTTGAGGATCAAATAGGGCCTTCATTGTGTAGAAAGCTCCATTCTTTTGGCTGGTTGGTATCACAAACTGCTGTTGTTCGGAATGAT ATAGATTCTGTGGCTGAAGAAGTTGAGCGACGACAATCAACTGATGATATG gtatttatatatgGAGGGGTAGGCCCACTGCACTCAGATGTCACTACGGCAGGTGTTGCAAAGGCTTTTGGGGTTCGTCTG GCTCCTGATGAAGAATTTGAAGAATATCTGAGGCATCTTATAGGTGATCAATGCACTGGTGACCGGAATGAG aTGGCTCTGTTGCCTGAAGGTATTACTGAGTTGTTGCATCATGAAAAGCTGATTGTCCCCTTG ATTAAGTGTAAAAATGTAATAATCCTTACTGCAACAAATGCCTTGGAGCTGGATGAGGAGTGGAACTGTCTAATTGAACTAATGAGATCCGATGATGTGCTACTAATGATGCAATCATTTGTATCTAAGCATTTGACAACAAATCTTACAGAT GTAGAAATTGCTCGACCTCTGTCAAAACTTTGCCTTGAATTTCCAGACCTTTACATTG